The region ATGGCCGGATTTGTAGCCTTCGAATGCGCCGATAATCGGGTGGCCGACGATGTATAAGTCGCCGATAGCGTCGAGGATCTTGTGACGCACGAATTCATCGGGATAGCGCAAACCTTCCGGATTTAGGATATCCACATCATCAATCACGATGGCATTGGTCAAGTTGCCGCCCAAGCCGAGATTATGGGCACGCATGAGTTCGACTTCCTGCATAAAGCCGAAGGTGCGGGCACGGGCAATTTCGTCCACATAAGATTTGCCGGCGAAGTCGATTTCAAAAGTCGGCGCGCTGCGGTTGAATACGGGGTGGTCAAATTCGATGGTCAATGTCACTTTAAAGCCGTTGTAAGGAGTGAAACGCACCCATTTGCCGGTTTCTTTCACTTCTACGGGCTTTAAAATGCGCAGAAAACGTTTTTGCGCTTTTTGATCGACAATACCGGCATCCTGCAACAGGTAGATAAACGGCAGGCTGGAACCGTCCATAATCGGGATTTCAGGCGCGTTGAGTTCAATTAAAGCATTGTCCACACCGTAGGCGGATAGTGCGGACATAATGTGTTCGACGGTGCCGACACGCACGCCGTTTTCAGTGACCACGGTGGACGACAGGCGCGTATCGTTGATTAAGTAAGGCGTGAGTTTGATGATTTCGCCCTGCTCGCCGCTCAAATCGGTACGGCGGAAGGAAATGCCGCTGTTTTCCGGGGCGGGATGCAGGGTCAGCGCAACGCGTTCGCCCGAATGCAGGCCGACGCCGGTGACGCTGATGGATTTGGCAAGCGTTCTTTGCAACATAATAAGGCTCTCCGATGATTAATAACCTGA is a window of Neisseria yangbaofengii DNA encoding:
- the lpxC gene encoding UDP-3-O-acyl-N-acetylglucosamine deacetylase — encoded protein: MLQRTLAKSISVTGVGLHSGERVALTLHPAPENSGISFRRTDLSGEQGEIIKLTPYLINDTRLSSTVVTENGVRVGTVEHIMSALSAYGVDNALIELNAPEIPIMDGSSLPFIYLLQDAGIVDQKAQKRFLRILKPVEVKETGKWVRFTPYNGFKVTLTIEFDHPVFNRSAPTFEIDFAGKSYVDEIARARTFGFMQEVELMRAHNLGLGGNLTNAIVIDDVDILNPEGLRYPDEFVRHKILDAIGDLYIVGHPIIGAFEGYKSGHAINNALLRVILADESNYEWVEFSHEDDLPAAFHELPSAA